The nucleotide sequence GGACGGGCCTCGGAGAGCCCGGTGCGGCTGCCGGTGGCCGAGGACATCCCCGCCGGCCGCACCGACGTCGTCCCGCTGGCGCCGGGCACCGTGCACCGCATCATGACCGGCGCGCCGCTGCCGCCGGGCGCCGACGTCGTCGTCCCGGTGGAGCTCACCGACGGCGGCACCGACGTCGTCCTGATCAGCGACTGCCCCCCGGCCGGCAGCCATCTGCGCCGTGCCGGCGAGGACATCGCGGCGGGCACCGTCGCGCTCACCGCGGGATCACCCCTCGGGTCGTCGCAACTGGGCCTGGCCGCCGCCGTGGGCGTGACCGAGCTGCCGGTCCGCCGACGCCCCCGGGTGCTCGTCCTGTCGACGGGCAGCGAGCTCGTCGCCCCCGGGGAGGAGCTCGCCCCGGGGCAGATCTACGAGTCCAACTCCACGCTGCTCGCCGCGGCGGTCGAGGAGGCCGGCGGCATCCCGCGCCGGCTGCACTTCGTCCCCGACGACGTCGACCAGTTCCTCACCACGGTGCGGGCCGAGCTGACGACGGCCGACCTGCTCATCACCAGCGGCGGGGTGAGCGCCGGCGCCTACGAGGTGGTGAAGGACGCCTTCGGGACGCTGGGCACGGTCGAGTTCGGCAAGGTGGCGATGCAGCCCGGCGGTCCTCAGGGCGCCGGCACCGTCGACGGCGTCCCCGTGGTCACGTTGCCCGGCAACCCGGTGAGCGCCTTCGTGTCCTTCGAGGTGTTCGTGCGACCGGCGCTGCGCCGTGCGCTCGGCCACGCCTCCCCCGACCGGCTCCGCGTCCCCGCCCGACTGACCGCGCCGCTGCGCTCGCCCGCGGGCCGCCGCCAGTTCCTGCGCGGCCGCTACGACGGCGGCGAGGTCTCGCAGGTCGGTGGGCCGGGGTCGCACCTGGTCGCCCACCTGGCCCGCGCCAACTGCCTGGTGGCCGTCCCCGAGGACGTCACCGAACTGCCCGCCGGCGCCGAGGTGCAGGTCGTGCTGATCGAAGGAGCGCTCCGATGAGCGAGCGTGCGAGCTCACGCATGGGCACAGTGACCGAGGAACGAGCCCGACGAGCGCCAGCGAGGAGGACGAAGTGACGGAACCCCGGCTCACCCACGTCGACGAGACCGGCGCGGCGCGCATGGTCGACGTCAGCGCCAAGGCCGTCACCGCCCGGGAGGCCACGGCCGCCGGCCGGGTCCTCGTGAGCGCCGAGGTCGTCGGCCTGCTCCGCGGGAAGGGGGTGCCGAAGGGGGACGCGGTGGCCGTCGCCCGCATCGCCGGCATCGCCGGGGCCAAGCGCACGCCCGACCTCGTGCCGCTGTGCCACCCCATCGCGCTGCACGGCGTCACGGTCGACGTCGAGGTCACCGACGACACCGTCGAGATCACCGCCACGGCCCGGACGGCCGACCGCACGGGCGTGGAGATGGAGGCCCTCACCGCGGTCACCGTCGCCGGGCTCACGATGATCGACATGGTCAAGGCCGTCGACCCGCGGGCGTCGATCACCGACGTGCGGCTGCTCCGCAAGAGCGGCGGCAAGAGCGGGGACTGGGCCCGATGAGCGAGTTGCCCCCGGGCGCCCGTGCGCTCGTGCTGACCGCCTCCAACCGGGCCTACGCCGGGATCTACGACGACCGCAGTGGCCGGGCCCTCGCCGAGGGTCTGGCGGCACTGGGCTTCGCCGTGGAGGGGCCGCACGTGCGCCCCGACGACCCCGACGAGCTGGAGGCGGTCATGCGGGCCGCGGTCGACCTCGGCGTCGACGTCGTCGTCACCACCGGCGGCACCGGCCTCTCCCCCAGCGACGTCACGCCCGAGGCGACCCGCCGGGTGCTGGAACGCGAGGCACCGGGCCTCGCCGACGCCGTCCGCCGCTACGGGGCCGACAACGGTGTGCCGACGGCGGTGCTCTCCCGCGGGGTGGCCGGCACGGCGGCCCGCACGCTGATCGTCAACCTGCCCGGCTCGACCGGCGGGGTGAAGGACGGGCTGGCCGTGCTCGGGCCACTGCTCCCCCACGTCGTCAGCCAGCTCCGTGGCGGCGACCATGTCTGAGCACATCGCGGTCCTCCGGACCGCACCGCGGCCAGGTGCCGTTCCCCTGGTGCGCTGAGCGTGTCCTCCCCTGCGTCGCGGGAGCCTCCGGCCCCCACTCCTCCGGTCGCCTCGCAGGGCGGCTCACGTTGCTGAGGCGGCGTGGTTCAGTCCAGCAGGATCCGCTCCTGGTGGGTGTAGACGTTGCAGCCGTCGCCGCGGAGGAAGCCGACCAGGGTGATGCCCACCTCGCGGGCGAGCTCCACGGCCAGCGACGACGGCGCCGACACCGCGGCGAGCACCGGGATGCCGGCCATCGCCGCCTTCTGGGTCAGCTCGAAGCTCGCGCGGCCGCTGACCATCAGCACGTGGCCGGCCAGGGGCAGCCGGCCGGCACGGACGCCGTCCCCGATCACCTTGTCGACGGCGTTGTGCCGGCCCACGTCCTCGCGGACCGCGACCAGGTCCCCGTCGGTCGTGAGGAGCCCGGCGGCGTGCAGTCCCCCGGTCTTGTCGAAGACCTGCTGGGCGGCCCGCAGGCGGTCCGGCAGCGCCAGGAGCACCTCCAGCGGGAGGCGCACGGGGTCGGCGGCGACATCGAACGCGGTCTTCGTCCGGATGGCGTCGATGCTGGCCTTGCCGCACACCCCGCACGAGCTGGACGTGTAGAAGTTCCGCTCGAGCCCGGTGTCGGGCATCGGCACCCCGGGGGCGAGGTCGACGTCGACGACGTTGTAGGTGTTGCGGCCGTCGGCGTCCACGGAGTCGCAGTACCGCAGGCCCGCGACCTCGTCGGCCCCCCGGATGACGCCCTCGGTGGCGAGGAAACCGTGCACCAGGTCGAAGTCGTCACCCGGCGTGCGCATGGTGATCGCCAGGGCGGTACCGCCGAGCCGGATCTCCAGCGGCTCCTCCGCCGCGACGGCGTCGGGCCGGGTGGTGCGTTGCTGACCGCGGATGCGCAGCACCGGGGTGCGGCTGGTGACTCGTCCCACGGCGTGGACGGTACCCACCTGCGGCGGCCTACGGTGCTGCCATGGAGGAGCTCCCGCCGTACGCCGCCGTGGTACTGGCCGGCGGCCGGGGCGCGCGGCTGGGCGGGCGGGCGAAGCCCCAGCTGACGGTCGGGGGCCGGACCATGCTCGCGGCCGTGCTCACCGCCGTGGACGACGCCGCTCAGCGCGTGGTGGTCGGGCCCCCGCAGCCCGCCCCGCCCGACGTGGTGCTCACCCGGGAGGACCCACCCGGGGGCGGCCCGGTGGCCGCCCTCCGGGCCGGGCTGGCGCGGGTGGACGCCGACGTCGTCGCCGTCCTCGCCGGCGACCTGCCGTTCGTGACCGGCGCCGTGATCGGTGCGCTGCGCCGGCGGCTGCGGGCTGACGGCGTCCTGGTCGTCGACGACACCGGCCGGGACCAGCTGCTGCTGGGCGTGTGGCGCACCGCGGCCCTCCGCGATGCGGTGCGGGACCCGGCGGGCCCGGGGGCGCTGCACCGGGCGGTGGCGGGCCTCGCCGTCGACCGCCACCGGCCGCCGGTGGCTCCCGACGAGGTGCCGCCGTGGCTCGACTGCGACACCCCCGAGGAGCTGGCCCGCGCCCGGGAGGTAGCCGCCCGCACGGCCGGGTAGGGCCGGGACATGCGCATCGTCCTCGCCGGGGCCCACGGGCAGGTCGCCCGCCGCCTCGGCCGCCTGCTGTCCGGCCGCGGCGACACCGTCCTCGGCCTCGTCCGCAATCCCGACCACCGGGCCGACCTCGAGTCCGATGGCGTGACGCCGGTGGTCCTCGACCTCGAGTCGGCCTCGGTCGACGAGGTCGCGGAGGTGGTCTCCGGCGCCGATGGCGTGGTGTTCGCCGCCGGTGCCGGCCCCGGCAGCGGCCCCGAACGCAAGGACACCGTCGACCGCGGCGCGGCGGTGCTGCTCGCCGACGCCGCGGAGCGGGCCGGGGTCCGCCCCTACCTCCTGGTCTCCTCCATGGGCGCCGACCTCGTCGCCGACGGCGCGACCCCCGACGGCGTCGACGAGGTGTTCGTCGCGTACCTGCGGGCCAAGCTCGCCGCGGAGGAGAACCTGCTGGCCCGCCCGGGGCTCGCGGTCACGGTCCTGCGGCCGGGCGGCCTCACCGACGAACCCGGCACCGGTCGGGTCACCCTCGCCCGGCACGTCGAGCGCGGGGAGATCCCCCGGGACGATGTCGCCGCCGTCCTGCTGGCCTTCCTCGACTCCCCGCGCGACGGCGCCGTGGTGGAGCTGGTCGCCGGCGAGACCCCGGTGGAGGAGGCGGTCGCCTCGGTGCCCTGAGCCCCTGCCGGCCGGGCCGCGCCTCAGGCCCGGCGGGCGCGGGTGACCTCCGCGCGGGCGGCGAGCTCGGCGTCGGCCGGGTAGTCCACGGCCACGAGCGTCAGCCCGTGCGCCGGCGCCACGGGCACCTCACCGGCCCGCTCCGTGCGGCTGAGCAGGCTCGCGGGCCAGTCCAGCGGCCGCCGCCCCTCACCGACGGCGATCAGCCCGCCGACGAGGCTGCGGACCATCGAGTGGCAGAACGCGTCGGCCGAGGCGTCGATCCGCACGGTCTCCGAGCCGTCGTCCTCGGTCTGCCGGGCGACGGCCAGCCGGAGCAGGGTGCGGATCGTCGTCGCGCCCTCGCGGCGCTTGCAGTAGGCGGCGAAGTCGTTCTGCCCGAGCAGCAGCCCGGCCGCGAGGTCCATCGCCGCGGCGTCGAGGCGGCGGGGCCACGCCACCGTGTCCGCACGCCGGAGCGGCGACGGGCCGGCCGGGTCGTCGGACAGCCGGTACACGTAGTGCCGGGCCAGCGCCCCGAACCGGGCGTCGAACGACGGGTGCGCCTCCTGCGCCCGGGGCACGGCGATGTCGCGCGGGAGGACGCCCCGCAACCGGCGGACCAGCCTGGCTGCGTGCTCCTCCCAGACCGCGCGGGGCAGATCGCAGTGCACCACCTGGCCGGTGGCGTGCACCCCGGCGTCGGTGCGGCCGGCGACCGTCAGGTCGAGGTCGTGGCGCAGCACGGTGGCCAGCGCCTGCTCCAGCTCGGCCTGCACGGTGCGCTGCGCGGGCTGGCGGGCCCAGCCGTGGAACGCCGTACCGTCGTACTGGACCGCCAGCCGGAGACGGACGAGCCCGCCACCGGTATCGGTGGCGGGCTCGTCACGGTGGTCGTGCTCGGTCAGCGACCGCTCACTTCGGGTCGGGCGCGGCGTCGCCGCCCTGGTACTGCTGGCTGGCGGTCGCG is from Blastococcus sp. HT6-4 and encodes:
- the glp gene encoding gephyrin-like molybdotransferase Glp encodes the protein MCPVRTVEEHQAVVSALLPALAEESVPLAAAHGRVLARDVVAQVPLPGFDNSAMDGYAARWAEVGRASESPVRLPVAEDIPAGRTDVVPLAPGTVHRIMTGAPLPPGADVVVPVELTDGGTDVVLISDCPPAGSHLRRAGEDIAAGTVALTAGSPLGSSQLGLAAAVGVTELPVRRRPRVLVLSTGSELVAPGEELAPGQIYESNSTLLAAAVEEAGGIPRRLHFVPDDVDQFLTTVRAELTTADLLITSGGVSAGAYEVVKDAFGTLGTVEFGKVAMQPGGPQGAGTVDGVPVVTLPGNPVSAFVSFEVFVRPALRRALGHASPDRLRVPARLTAPLRSPAGRRQFLRGRYDGGEVSQVGGPGSHLVAHLARANCLVAVPEDVTELPAGAEVQVVLIEGALR
- the fdhD gene encoding formate dehydrogenase accessory sulfurtransferase FdhD, which codes for MGRVTSRTPVLRIRGQQRTTRPDAVAAEEPLEIRLGGTALAITMRTPGDDFDLVHGFLATEGVIRGADEVAGLRYCDSVDADGRNTYNVVDVDLAPGVPMPDTGLERNFYTSSSCGVCGKASIDAIRTKTAFDVAADPVRLPLEVLLALPDRLRAAQQVFDKTGGLHAAGLLTTDGDLVAVREDVGRHNAVDKVIGDGVRAGRLPLAGHVLMVSGRASFELTQKAAMAGIPVLAAVSAPSSLAVELAREVGITLVGFLRGDGCNVYTHQERILLD
- the truA gene encoding tRNA pseudouridine(38-40) synthase TruA, whose translation is MTEHDHRDEPATDTGGGLVRLRLAVQYDGTAFHGWARQPAQRTVQAELEQALATVLRHDLDLTVAGRTDAGVHATGQVVHCDLPRAVWEEHAARLVRRLRGVLPRDIAVPRAQEAHPSFDARFGALARHYVYRLSDDPAGPSPLRRADTVAWPRRLDAAAMDLAAGLLLGQNDFAAYCKRREGATTIRTLLRLAVARQTEDDGSETVRIDASADAFCHSMVRSLVGGLIAVGEGRRPLDWPASLLSRTERAGEVPVAPAHGLTLVAVDYPADAELAARAEVTRARRA
- a CDS encoding MogA/MoaB family molybdenum cofactor biosynthesis protein, producing the protein MSELPPGARALVLTASNRAYAGIYDDRSGRALAEGLAALGFAVEGPHVRPDDPDELEAVMRAAVDLGVDVVVTTGGTGLSPSDVTPEATRRVLEREAPGLADAVRRYGADNGVPTAVLSRGVAGTAARTLIVNLPGSTGGVKDGLAVLGPLLPHVVSQLRGGDHV
- a CDS encoding SDR family oxidoreductase, which gives rise to MRIVLAGAHGQVARRLGRLLSGRGDTVLGLVRNPDHRADLESDGVTPVVLDLESASVDEVAEVVSGADGVVFAAGAGPGSGPERKDTVDRGAAVLLADAAERAGVRPYLLVSSMGADLVADGATPDGVDEVFVAYLRAKLAAEENLLARPGLAVTVLRPGGLTDEPGTGRVTLARHVERGEIPRDDVAAVLLAFLDSPRDGAVVELVAGETPVEEAVASVP
- a CDS encoding NTP transferase domain-containing protein translates to MEELPPYAAVVLAGGRGARLGGRAKPQLTVGGRTMLAAVLTAVDDAAQRVVVGPPQPAPPDVVLTREDPPGGGPVAALRAGLARVDADVVAVLAGDLPFVTGAVIGALRRRLRADGVLVVDDTGRDQLLLGVWRTAALRDAVRDPAGPGALHRAVAGLAVDRHRPPVAPDEVPPWLDCDTPEELARAREVAARTAG
- the moaC gene encoding cyclic pyranopterin monophosphate synthase MoaC; translated protein: MTEPRLTHVDETGAARMVDVSAKAVTAREATAAGRVLVSAEVVGLLRGKGVPKGDAVAVARIAGIAGAKRTPDLVPLCHPIALHGVTVDVEVTDDTVEITATARTADRTGVEMEALTAVTVAGLTMIDMVKAVDPRASITDVRLLRKSGGKSGDWAR